TTTCATCAGATCACAGAATTTCACTTTATTTTCTGTGTGTCAATCAAGTTGAGTGGTGTTTtggttctttatttttgcttttttttttcttgcttgtGTAATTTTCTGGTTTCTGTTTGCTGACTCACTTCACTGTTTCTTAGCTGAGTTAGCTCCAATAATAATATAGTCTTTAccgccaaaaaaaaaaaagaaaaaaaaaatcctttctATTCTTTTTGATTTTGCTAACCTTTATCTTAAGTAACCACTAACCACTAAACACTAGCCACAGGTACTACTATTTATAGAACGGAACTATGCCACTTACACCCCATTGCcaacttttccttattttccttctAATACTGAATTTCTTATATTAATAGCATTAGAAGGTAGCACTTTTTAGAAAGAAATTAGATTTGCTTTGATAAAAGAAGCTTAACTGTCTGTCAGTAGTAaccaatataaatcataaattagTCATAGCAAATATGATCCCAAGTGTATAAAGAATGCATAGGTAAATATTAATCTCAGAAGAATAGAATTTTTGTTGAAACATGATTGTCTAATTCTGCCAAATTGACTATCAATGTTACTGCTCTGAGTGCCATAAAGATCTTAACCAAGTTAAACGTCTAGGCCCTTTTATAGTCATGAAAGCAACGGCGTTCTTGTCATCTTTAAGAGCATTAACAGCCTTTGCAAACTCAAACTCATCCAACTCCTCCAATTTCTGCAATTCCACCAAGCAGTTCTTATACATTGCTGCATTGGCTTCATTTCTCTGCTTGGCTTTGCAGTTAGCTGCTGTAAAAACCTCATACAACACGTTCTCTATAGTTTCGCCAAATTTGCAGTGTGCTCTTTTCTTGCGAAATGATTCGCTTGGACTAACAAatttgttcttcttgattcgCAGGTCGTTGATCCGGATTATCGAATCAGAATCAAGCGTGCAATCAATTACTTGTGTTGGAAGATTACATGGTTCTGAAGACCGGACCGTTTCTGTGTAGCTATTTCCTTCTTCTGCTGTAGCTATTGCTCCACTTGGAAAATGAGCTTTTGGAGTGCCTCTTTCCCCTGCATTCAACAAGCCATAACTTGTTATAGAATTCCACAAACACCATAGATAAATTGATCATGGCTTCACCTTCAAATATGATTGCCATCTGTTTATACAGAGGGAAGCTCTTGCGCCGAAAAGGTCTAGCTTCACATCTTACCTAAAAGTAACAGACAAAACATAACACCAAAATTTGATACATAAACTTAGATATATGCctagaagaatgaagatacttagttagttagttaccaTAATATAACTGTCCCAAACTTTATCATCAGCCACAACCATGTGCCTAGTTTCATCCCAGGCAAATTCCTTGTGACTAAGTAGTGTTTTGACAACACCATAATCTTTCTTCATAACATTGTATCGATTCTTGATTTGATTCTCTTCCAAGTTCAAGCAAAACTTCTTGTTGAAATCCCATGTGACAGCCTTAATCACTTCATTCTTAAATTCATTGTAAGCTGTTCTTCCATTCTTGTGCTGCTCTATGAGGAGTTCGACCAAGTATGCGTCGCGAGTCGGCGTCCATTCTGCCTTCGATCGGCCTAGAAATCCATCCTGTCCGGCTGACATTTTTGTCTGGGATAGGAGGTTTAGTGGTTTACAGTTTTTCAGCACATTAACATAAAGCCTCCAATCACttccttctttgtttttgtGGCATAGTCAAGGAACATTGATAGATCACAAACGATAAGTCTCAAAATCATATCTATCCTTATGCAGTACGActaagattcaaatttcaactcAAAGGCTCAAAAAATCATATGTATAATTCAAAAGCAAATGTATATGTGATTTATGTAATGAATGATTAATCACTAGCTAGCTAGTAAGATAAGTACCTGAAAGAAGTCAATTCTTATATTGTATTTTTGTAGCAAGAAATCAAGAATGGACCTCAAGAATAAACTGTGACAATCCAACACCAAAAGCTCATAATAATGCTATGCTTGATAACAAGAGAAATCTTTCATGACCAAAATGACAGAATCAGCTGCATAATAACCGTTAACCAAGTTATATATATACTGACATCTGTCTGCTTCTGGTTTGACCCTTTATGCCACGTGTCATGCCAGCAAAACAAAATCAGATATGGGCTTTCTTgggataaaataaattaagctgCAACAGCAATCCATGGCCACTGGCTTTCATAGTGGGCTTGATCTCTGATTGGCCCAACATGAAGATTTTGGCTAAAAGTTGGGCCAAACAAATACTGGGCCtcaaatatttttagtatatactaCCAAAAAGAAGTGGTAGTAGCAGTTAATGTAATTAATGTCAAAAGTGTCAAAGTGAGTGTGTACACTACAAGTGATGATTTGAAGGAATATGTAAGAATGACAAGATAAATAAAGTGGCTGAAAATGATACAGAATATTTGGTTGGATCTTCACAGTGCAAAAGAAGGGACTAAAGTGATGCAAAAAGGTTTATTGTGAAAATGATAGGATTCTTTTGGTCACAGGGGAAGGCCCCAGCATGGAGGCAATAAATATGAGCCTCCTTATGAGTTATGATGGTGTTTGTGGAGAAATCATAACATCAAAAGCAATTATAAAACATACACATTTGCATCTTTGCAAAATAATTAAGGTTGACCAAAGTTGCATCAGCAACTATTAATTGGTGCAAAAACTAAGGACCCCCCCCAACACACACACCTCATGAACTTGAATCAAATTCACTAAGTCAATGCAGGTTTTGGGCTGTCCCATGCCTACCCAAAAGCCTAAAGCTCCAAGACCCACAAAAATATCACAGCAAGAAAGGAGATATTATAATGTGTTTTAACCTTTTTAATCATTAAAGAACATATAGTCCTAACggtcaattttattttctcatgtGTTTAAGCATGCATATCAAGATATAATATAGTTTCATAGTTTTTCCTATTATTCATAgtgttttaagttttaactttGACAATCGATTTTGAACTGTATGCTATTTGGTGGATGATTATATATTGTATGATCACATTATTGCCACACTAATATAATCAGACAGAGTTGTTGTCATCAATAGTATTCTCTACAACTTTTATCCGAATTGAGAAAGAATATATATCCCTTTGAAAAATCATTGGTCTTTATAAGTTTTTGACTTGTTCATTCTCAAGATCTCTCTAGGAGTTTCACACTTTCATCACCAACTAAATTAAACAGCATAACATGCTACCAACTTTAGCAGGCAAAATGGATATCCATGTTGTTTCTTGATTCCGACAGATACAACACAAGCATGCATAGTTTAAGACTTGAAAAATCTTGTTTGtctctaaaaaatatatctatatcaTTCCATTGAAATCACACAATGCAACTTTCTGTTTTTCATCCATGGTCCCCTACCTTAATTAAGGACAGTGATATGGCCCAAGGAAAAACACCATGTTGAAACTAGCATGCCTTATCATAAAGTTCATTTTGGTCCAaagtttttatttgaaaaacaaaaaagaaaagaaaagaaaagaaaacagttATTCCTTGTTTGCAATGTCCATAATAGATCACCAATCAGCAACCCCCTTTGTTGGTTAATTAATTAGCTCCaaacaaaaattgaattttgttgtttttcaattaattaattaaggccTTATTGTTCATATGATTGGCTCTGTCGTAAACATGAAGCAAACTATTTCATTTCATAAAATATACACTATTCTTGGAAATCGGCTATGTAAGTAAAAACTCATAAGTAGTGAtaagaagtaataataattaattcagAAAATGGGGAATTTGGCCTTAGCCTTGAACATCATTTTGCTTCGGAATTGGTTAAAAACGTGCACAACACACTGAATGTGGCTAATTATGTagactcccacgttaaccaccACTTCACCTGACAATGAAGGTTGCTACAAATTCATTCTATCCAAAGTTAGAAACATAAAAAAGGTACACTTGTcccatatatacatatatagctaTATTAACACTAATGAGCAATCAGCAAAGTGCAAATTAAAGGGTGTTTGATTAATTATTGATGCAAGGAATTTTCATTAGAGCAAATTAAACCACACACAATGTAGCAATGGAAATGAAGGTGGTCAAGGAGACAGAAGCTACAGAGAATGTTTCTGGTCCCAGTGACTATAGAAAATTATTATGACCAACATTCTTCATGAATATGTTTTGCT
The genomic region above belongs to Arachis duranensis cultivar V14167 chromosome 3, aradu.V14167.gnm2.J7QH, whole genome shotgun sequence and contains:
- the LOC107476547 gene encoding uncharacterized protein At2g29880-like, with protein sequence MSAGQDGFLGRSKAEWTPTRDAYLVELLIEQHKNGRTAYNEFKNEVIKAVTWDFNKKFCLNLEENQIKNRYNVMKKDYGVVKTLLSHKEFAWDETRHMVVADDKVWDSYIMVRCEARPFRRKSFPLYKQMAIIFEGERGTPKAHFPSGAIATAEEGNSYTETVRSSEPCNLPTQVIDCTLDSDSIIRINDLRIKKNKFVSPSESFRKKRAHCKFGETIENVLYEVFTAANCKAKQRNEANAAMYKNCLVELQKLEELDEFEFAKAVNALKDDKNAVAFMTIKGPRRLTWLRSLWHSEQ